In the genome of Streptomyces violaceoruber, the window GGCACCTTCCCCGCAACGCGTGTGCCGCCTGGTCGGTCCGGCCGCCGACCGTAGAGAACAAGCGCGTCGTGCCCTGGACACCGGAACGGGTCTTCGCCGTCCGGGCCGCCATGCCCGAGCGCTTCCAAGCCATGGTCGACCCGGGCGATGGCTGCGGGCTCCGCCAGGGCGAGACTCTGGGCGTGGCTGTCGACGCCATCGACTTCGACTCGGACACGCTCCACGTGGTCCAGCAACTGAAGCTGAGCCGCAGCAAGGCGGTGTTCGCCCCGCCGAAGGGCGGCAAGCTGCGGGGCGTTCCGCTCACCCGCCCGGTCGCTGATGCGCTCCGGGCCCATACGAAGCGCTTCCCGCCGGTCGAGATCACCTTGCCGTGGAAGGTGGCCGACGGGCCTCCGGTGACCAAGCGGCTCGTCTTCACCGGGCCGCGCGGCGGGCACGTCTGGCGTACGTCGCTCAACGAGGAGGCGTGGAAACCGGCGCTCGCCGCGGCCGGCGTCATCCCGGTGCCCGAGCGAGGTCGGCCGTACGCGGAGTCACGCGAGAACGGCATGCACGCGCTGCGCCACTTCTACGCCTCGGTGCTCTTGGACGCGGGCGAGAACATCAAGGCCCTCGCCGAGTACCTGGGCCACTCGGGCCCGGGCCTGACGCTGCGGGTGTACGCGCATCTGATGCCGACCAGTAGCGAGTGGACCCGGAGAGCGGTCCACAATATCTACAGCGAAAGCTGGTCAGATTAGACGTCGTCCGCTTCTAATCCGCTTCACTATTTAGCGAGACACTATCCGTGATAGCTGTCGGCGAAGAAAATAACAGGCTCATTAGCTATCTTTCACGGCAGATAGATAAGTCATCCTTCGCGGCAGATATACAAGACATCGAGAGTACATCGCCAGGAGCAACTGCCGAGCCGGTTACCCCTGATCATTATTTCGAGGGATCGGCCCGCTCACCTGGGAAGACGTTCCATCCATGGAACGTCTTGTTCCATCCATGGAAGGAAGCTAGCCGCACCTCCCAAGAAGGACTCTCGCACCCCCAACGAAGGACAGAGCGAAACCCAAGGAAGACCCTTAGCAGGGAATTTGTGGGAGCTCCCTCGGAAGGGGTAGCGTCCTGCCTGCCGAATGGTGAGAGCCACCCCGGGCCTGGGGTGGCTCTCGTCTCCGTCGGCGCATTGCAAGATCCGTAGCAGGATGCCGAAACGCACAACTGGAGAAGGACATGTTGTCACGCCCTGGCCTCGCGCTCTACCTGGCACCCCGAGAGCTCCCGTTCATCCTCGTCGGCGGCGCGATCGGCGCCCTCGGCGCCTGGTCCGCAGCACCCATGGCGGCCGCTGCCTTGACGACGTTCCTGGTGGCCTTCCAGGTGAAGGCCGAGATCCTCACGAAGCCCCGCTCATGACCGAACACGGCCCAGCGACGGCCCAGAGGTAGCGAAAAGCCCCCTCCCGGCGGAGAAACCGCAGGTAGGGGGCCTATTCGTGCGGGCCTACTTCTTCTTGCCCTGGTTCTTCACGGCCTCGATCGCCGCCGCGGCCGCGTCCGGGTCGAGGTACGTGCCGCCCGGGTTCAGGGGCTTGAACTCGGCGTTGAGTTCGTAGGAGAGCGGGATGCCCGTCGGGATGTTCAGGCCCGCGATGTCGGCGTCGGAGATGCCGTCGAGGTGCTTGACGAGGGCGCGGAGGGAGTTGCCGTGCGCCGCCACCAGGACCGTGCGGCCGGTGAGGAGGTCGGGGACGATCGCGTCGAACCAGTACGGGAGCATCCGGCCGACGACGTCCTTCAGGCACTCCGTCTGCGGGCGCAGCTCCGGCGGGAGCATCGCGTAACGCGGGTCGGAGAACTGGGAGTACTCGGCGTCGCGGTCCAGCGCGGGCGGCGGGGTGTCGTAGGAGCGGCGCCACAGCATGAACTGCTCCTCGCCGAACTCGGCGAGGGTCTGGGCCTTGTCCTTGCCCTGGAGGGCGCCGTAGTGGCGCTCGTTCAGGCGCCAGTGGCGGTGGACCGGGATCCAGTGGCGGTCGGCGGCCTCCAGCGCGAGCTGGGCCGTGCGGATCGCGCGCTTCTGGACGGACGTGTGGACCACGTCGGGCAGCAGGCCGGCGTCCTTGAGCAGCTCGCCGCCGCGCGTCGCCTCCTTCTCGCCCTTCGGGGTGAGGTTGACGTCCACCCAGCCGGTGAACAGGTTCTTCTCGTTCCACTCGCTCTCGCCGTGGCGGAGGAGGATCAGCTTGTACGGTGCGTCGGCCATGCTTCCGAGCGTAATCCAAGGCCCTGATCCCCCGCGCGTGCGCCCGGTGGGCGGACGGTTGACGGGAAGTGTTAATTGGATGGCTTCCCCGAGAGAGCCGTTTGTAAGTTGTGCCTACCGCATCAGCCGCTTACGGCGATCTCAATCACCTCGGGGGACCCATGCCTGTCGCCGGACTCGGACGTGCCGCACGCGAGACCGTCTCCGGGCTCCCCCGCGCGTTCTGGTGGCTGTGGACCAGCACCCTGGTCAACCGGCTCGGTGCCTTCGTCGCCACCTTCATGGCGCTGTACCTGACCATCGACCGCGGCTACTCCGCCTCGTACGCCGGTCTGGTCGCCGCTCTGCACGGGCTCGGCGGAGTCGTGTCCTCGCTGGGCGCCGGGGTGATGACCGACCGGCTGGGGCGGCGGCCCACGCTGCTGGTCGCGCAGACCTCCACCGCGCTGTCGGT includes:
- a CDS encoding phosphoglyceromutase — encoded protein: MADAPYKLILLRHGESEWNEKNLFTGWVDVNLTPKGEKEATRGGELLKDAGLLPDVVHTSVQKRAIRTAQLALEAADRHWIPVHRHWRLNERHYGALQGKDKAQTLAEFGEEQFMLWRRSYDTPPPALDRDAEYSQFSDPRYAMLPPELRPQTECLKDVVGRMLPYWFDAIVPDLLTGRTVLVAAHGNSLRALVKHLDGISDADIAGLNIPTGIPLSYELNAEFKPLNPGGTYLDPDAAAAAIEAVKNQGKKK